In one window of Brassica rapa cultivar Chiifu-401-42 chromosome A07, CAAS_Brap_v3.01, whole genome shotgun sequence DNA:
- the LOC103830156 gene encoding NAC domain-containing protein 71 isoform X2, translating into MAPMSLPPGFRFHPTDEELVAYYLDRKVNGRTIELEIIPEVDLYKCEPWDLPEKSFLPGNDMEWYFYSTRDKKYPNGSRTNRATRAGYWKATGKDRAVESKKMKLGMKKTLVYYRGRAPHGLRTNWVMHEYRLTHLPSSSPSSSIKESYALCRVFKKHIQIPKRKDEEMMMGTSVGKEKKEEEEENMWRKCDKVMMERESDEDESFKIASAETSSSELTQGILLDEANNSSNFPLHFSSSLLGDHDQFFANYSHLPYYPPLQLQDFPQISINEAQIMSTEYSKQQDFQCRDSMNGTLDEIFSFSSSATFPL; encoded by the exons ATGGCGCCCATGAGTTTGCCTCCAGGTTTCAGGTTTCATCCAACAGACGAAGAGCTAGTGGCATACTATCTGGACAGGAAGGTCAACGGCCGAACCATTGAGCTTGAGATCATTCCCGAAGTTGATCTCTATAAATGCGAGCCATGGGATTTACCTG AGAAGTCATTTTTGCCGGGAAACGACATGGAATGGTACTTCTACAGTACAAGGGATAAGAAGTATCCAAATGGGTCCAGGACAAACCGTGCGACCCGAGCGGGTTATTGGAAAGCTACAGGGAAAGATCGTGCAGTAGAATCAAAGAAGATGAAGCTGGGGATGAAGAAGACTCTTGTTTATTATAGAGGAAGGGCTCCTCATGGCCTTCGTACTAACTGGGTGATGCATGAATATCGCCTCACTCACCTTCCTTCTTCATCCCCATCTTCCTCTATCAAG GAGTCATATGCATTGTGCCGTGTGTTTAAGAAGCATATACAAATTCCAAAGAGAAAGGACGAAGAGATGATGATGGGTACTAGCGTTGGAAAAgagaaaaaggaagaagaggaggagaacATGTGGAGAAAATGCGATAAGGTAATGATGGAAAGAGAAAGCGACGAAGATGAGAGCTTTAAAATTGCATCTGCGGAGACATCCTCATCAGAGCTCACCCAAGGGATCCTTTTAGACGAAGCAAACAACTCATCCAATTTCCCCCTTCATTTCTCATCTTCTCTTCTCGGCGATCATGATCAGTTTTTTGCAAACTACTCTCACCTTCCCTACTATCCTCCTCTCCAACTCCAAGATTTTCCTCAGATCTCTATTAACGAAGCACAGATTATGTCAACGGAGTACTCCAAGCAACAAGACTTTCAATGCAGAGACTCAATGAATGGGACACTTGACGAgatcttctctttctcttcttccgCCACCTTTCCCCTATGA
- the LOC103830156 gene encoding NAC domain-containing protein 71 isoform X1, with the protein MAPMSLPPGFRFHPTDEELVAYYLDRKVNGRTIELEIIPEVDLYKCEPWDLPEKSFLPGNDMEWYFYSTRDKKYPNGSRTNRATRAGYWKATGKDRAVESKKMKLGMKKTLVYYRGRAPHGLRTNWVMHEYRLTHLPSSSPSSSIKVILAYFIPYEHKPHQRILLYFITYTHTHIYIYIYIYTSDNDNVKQESYALCRVFKKHIQIPKRKDEEMMMGTSVGKEKKEEEEENMWRKCDKVMMERESDEDESFKIASAETSSSELTQGILLDEANNSSNFPLHFSSSLLGDHDQFFANYSHLPYYPPLQLQDFPQISINEAQIMSTEYSKQQDFQCRDSMNGTLDEIFSFSSSATFPL; encoded by the exons ATGGCGCCCATGAGTTTGCCTCCAGGTTTCAGGTTTCATCCAACAGACGAAGAGCTAGTGGCATACTATCTGGACAGGAAGGTCAACGGCCGAACCATTGAGCTTGAGATCATTCCCGAAGTTGATCTCTATAAATGCGAGCCATGGGATTTACCTG AGAAGTCATTTTTGCCGGGAAACGACATGGAATGGTACTTCTACAGTACAAGGGATAAGAAGTATCCAAATGGGTCCAGGACAAACCGTGCGACCCGAGCGGGTTATTGGAAAGCTACAGGGAAAGATCGTGCAGTAGAATCAAAGAAGATGAAGCTGGGGATGAAGAAGACTCTTGTTTATTATAGAGGAAGGGCTCCTCATGGCCTTCGTACTAACTGGGTGATGCATGAATATCGCCTCACTCACCTTCCTTCTTCATCCCCATCTTCCTCTATCAAGGTAATACTTGCTTATTTTATCCCGTACGAACACAAGCCTCATCAACGTATATTACTATACTTTAtaacatacacacacacacacatatatatatatatatatatatatacttctgATAATGATAATGTAAAACAGGAGTCATATGCATTGTGCCGTGTGTTTAAGAAGCATATACAAATTCCAAAGAGAAAGGACGAAGAGATGATGATGGGTACTAGCGTTGGAAAAgagaaaaaggaagaagaggaggagaacATGTGGAGAAAATGCGATAAGGTAATGATGGAAAGAGAAAGCGACGAAGATGAGAGCTTTAAAATTGCATCTGCGGAGACATCCTCATCAGAGCTCACCCAAGGGATCCTTTTAGACGAAGCAAACAACTCATCCAATTTCCCCCTTCATTTCTCATCTTCTCTTCTCGGCGATCATGATCAGTTTTTTGCAAACTACTCTCACCTTCCCTACTATCCTCCTCTCCAACTCCAAGATTTTCCTCAGATCTCTATTAACGAAGCACAGATTATGTCAACGGAGTACTCCAAGCAACAAGACTTTCAATGCAGAGACTCAATGAATGGGACACTTGACGAgatcttctctttctcttcttccgCCACCTTTCCCCTATGA
- the LOC103830157 gene encoding peroxisomal isocitrate dehydrogenase [NADP]: MEFEKIKVANPIVEMDGDEMTRVIWKFIKDKLILPYLELDIKYFDLGLPNRDSTDDKVTTQSAEATLKYNVAIKCATITPDETRVREFGLKKIWRSPNGTIRNILNGTVFREPIICRNIPRIVPGWTKPICIGRHAFGDQYRATDIVVNEPGKLKLIFEPSGSSRKTEFEVFNFTGAGGVALAMYNTDESIRSFAESSMYTAYQKKWPLYLSTKNTILKTYDGRFKDIFQEVYETNWRSKFEAAGIWYEHRLIDDMVAYAMKSEGGYVWACKNYDGDVQSDFLAQGYGSLGLMTSVLVCPDGKTIEAEAAHGTVTRHYRVHQKGGETSTNSIASIFAWSRGLAHRAKLDSNASLLNFTEKLEAACMGTVESGKMTKDLALLIHGSKVKRDDYVNTEEFIDAVAWELRKRLLGSSRL, translated from the exons ATGGAGTTCGAGAAGATCAAGGTGGCCAATCCGATTGTTGAAATGGATG GAGACGAGATGACTCGCGTTATCTGGAAATTCATTAAAGACAAG CTTATTTTACCTTACCTGGAGTTGGATATCAAATACTTTGATCTCGGACTCCCTAACCGCGATTCTACTGATGATAAGGTTACTACACAGAGTGCTGAAGCTACTCTAAA GTATAACGTGGCAATCAAGTGTGCGACGATTACTCCTG ATGAAACTCGTGTTAGGGAGTTtggtttgaaaaaaatatgGAGGAGTCCTAACGGAACTATAAGGAACATTTTAAACG GCACGGTCTTCAGGGAACCTATAATTTGCAGAAATATCCCTCGCATTGTACCAG GATGGACTAAACCAATCTGTATTGGAAGGCATGCTTTTGGAGATCAGTATAGAGCTACTGATATCGTTGTTAATGAACCAGGAAAACTGAAACTGATTTTCG AGCCAAGTGGATCTTCACGTAAGACCGAATTTGAAGTCTTCAATTTCACTGGTGCTGGAGGTGTTGCTTTGGCCATGTATAACACCGATGAG TCTATCCGTTCATTTGCTGAGTCATCGATGTACACAGCTTACCAGAAAAAATGGCCGCTGTACCTCTCCACAAAAAACACCATCCTCAAAACATATGACGGAAG ATTCAAAGATATATTCCAAGAAGTTTATGAAACTAACTGGAGATCTAAGTTTGAAGCTGCTGGGATATG GTATGAGCATCGTCTGATAGATGATATGGTGGCTTATGCCATGAAGAGTGAGGGGGGTTACGTTTGGGCATGCAAGAACTACGATGGAGATGTGCAGAGCGATTTCTTAGCCCAAG GATATGGATCTCTGGGACTGATGACGTCGGTGTTG GTTTGTCCTGATGGAAAGACCATTGAAGCAGAGGCAGCTCATGGCACAGTAACACGCCACTACAGAGTTCACCAAAAAGGTGGTGAAACAAGCACCAACAGCATAGCCTCTATTTTTGCTTGGTCCAGAGGCCTTGCCCACAG GGCAAAGCTGGACAGCAATGCGTCGTTGTTGAACTTTACTGAGAAACTAGAAGCGGCTTGTATGGGGACGGTGGAGTCTGGAAAAATGACCAAGGATCTCGCGCTGTTGATCCACGGATCCAA GGTTAAGAGGGATGATTATGTGAATACAGAAGAGTTCATTGATGCTGTGGCATGGGAGTTAAGGAAAAGACTGTTAGGCAGCTCCAGGTTGTGA
- the LOC103830158 gene encoding MATH domain and coiled-coil domain-containing protein At3g58340, translated as MMNPVDKKFGWVIKGFSSLQFEKCYSVPVLISDCKWYETYSLYVDLDVLFPKGNNGDYLSLYLDVADFETLPCGWRRYVKLRLTKPRTALMESRQFGVPAMLPLFKLENDGGFLVKGQVMIVAELDVFEVIGTFDDVVAAESSDLLKKTSLGINANGTKQVENSVKPPPKKTWNRKFDYCC; from the exons ATGATGAATCCAGTTGATAAGAAGTTTGGTTGGGTAATTAAGGGTTTCTCCTCTTTGCAGTTTGAGAAGTGTTATTCTGTTCCAGTTTTGATCAGCGACTGCAAATGGTATGAAACATACTCGTTGTATGTAGATCTTG ACGTCTTGTTTCCTAAAGGAAACAATGGCGACTACTTGTCTCTGTATCTGGACGTTGCTGATTTTGAAACACTGCCTTGTGGATGGAGAAGATATGTGAAACTGAGACTTACT AAACCGAGAACTGCTTTGATGGAAAGTCGACAATTTGGGGTTCCAGCAATGCTTCCGCTTTTCAAACTTGAGAATGATGGTGGGTTTCTTGTGAAGGGACAAGTGATGATTGTTGCAGAGTTGGATGTTTTTGAAGTAATTGGCACATTTGATGATGTGGTGGCTGCTGAGTCTAGTGACCTGCTTAAGAAAACTTCACTTGGGATCAATGCCAATGGGACTAAGCAG GTTGAAAATTCAGTGAAACCCCCTCCAAAGAAAACTTGGAACAGAAAGTTTGattattgttgttga
- the LOC103830159 gene encoding MATH domain and coiled-coil domain-containing protein At3g58410-like isoform X2: MVGHMKKKLTCVIKNFGLQDDEFHYYSPPFKVADCDWRLIAFPKRDTDGGYLSMYLDLAPESLPPGWRRDVKVSLTLVKKGLAPQSLNQTLGKGCFDAENNIWGFEEFLPLSKLWRYLDDYKLTIIAELDVIPAIVLPEEPVIIIEPSLRCNQADDASVSRSQVDQVSCQVEQKPENPSNQDSDNALKEIQPVKETIDVNGFEVLSCQVESVKLIFERHPDIAVEFNAKNQHLRNACLSFLLSLVETLCQSLEKLSSEDLVEADIALTYLKDAGFKVDWMEKKLDQLKDKKEKEKSCLARLQEIEENLQKLKQKCSELDVLAEEEKADLSTTRTALSFDDIV, translated from the exons ATGGTTGGGCATATGAAGAAGAAACTCACTTGTGTTATCAAAAACTTCGGTTTGCAAGATGACGAGTTCCACTACTACTCTCCACCCTTCAAGGTGGCCGACTGTGATTG gcGTCTTATTGCTTTTCCCAAAAGAGATACGGATGGTGGCTACTTGTCCATGTATCTGGATCTGGCTCCTGAATCTTTGCCTCCAGGATGGAGAAGAGACGTGAAGGTTAGCCTCACTCTTGTGAAAAAGGGACTGGCTCCTCAATCTTTGAACCAAACATTAG GGAAAGGCTGTTTTGACGCAGAGAATAACATTTGGGGCTTTGAAGAGTTCTTGCCTCTTTCAAAACTATGGAGATACCTGGATGATTACAAACTCACCATCATCGCTGAACTAGACGTTATCCCAGCTATTGTGTTACCAGAGGAACCTGTGATCATTATTGAACCATCTCTGAGGTGCAATCAAGCTGATGATGCATCTGTCAGCAGATCTCAGGTGGACCAAGTGTCTTGTCAAGTGGAGCAAAAACCTGAGAACCCATCAAACCAGGACTCAGATAATGCACTTAAGGAGATTCAACCTGTAAAGGAGACAATAGATGTCAATGGGTTTGAGGTTTTGTCTTGTCAG GTAGAATCTGTGAAGCTTATATTCGAGAGACACCCAGACATTGCTGTGGAGTTTAACGCAAAGAACCAACATCTCAGGAACGCATGTCTGAGTTTCCTGCTAAGCTTGGTGGAGACGTTATGCCAGTCACTTGAGAAGCTCTCCAGTGAAGATCTTGTGGAAGCAGACATTGCGTTGACATACTTGAAAGATGCAGGGTTTAAGGTGGATTGGATGGAGAAGAAGCTAGACCAACTAAAAGacaaaaaggagaaagagaagtcTTGTTTGGCTCGGCTCCAAGAGATCGAGGAAAATCTACAGAAACTGAAGCAGAAGTGTTCAGAGCTGGATGTTCTTGCCGAGGAGGAGAAGGCTGACTTGTCAACCACAAGAACTGCTTTGTCTTTCGATGATATTGTTTGA
- the LOC103830159 gene encoding MATH domain and coiled-coil domain-containing protein At3g58410-like isoform X1 encodes MVGHMKKKLTCVIKNFGLQDDEFHYYSPPFKVADCDWRLIAFPKRDTDGGYLSMYLDLAPESLPPGWRRDVKVSLTLVKKGLAPQSLNQTLVGKGCFDAENNIWGFEEFLPLSKLWRYLDDYKLTIIAELDVIPAIVLPEEPVIIIEPSLRCNQADDASVSRSQVDQVSCQVEQKPENPSNQDSDNALKEIQPVKETIDVNGFEVLSCQVESVKLIFERHPDIAVEFNAKNQHLRNACLSFLLSLVETLCQSLEKLSSEDLVEADIALTYLKDAGFKVDWMEKKLDQLKDKKEKEKSCLARLQEIEENLQKLKQKCSELDVLAEEEKADLSTTRTALSFDDIV; translated from the exons ATGGTTGGGCATATGAAGAAGAAACTCACTTGTGTTATCAAAAACTTCGGTTTGCAAGATGACGAGTTCCACTACTACTCTCCACCCTTCAAGGTGGCCGACTGTGATTG gcGTCTTATTGCTTTTCCCAAAAGAGATACGGATGGTGGCTACTTGTCCATGTATCTGGATCTGGCTCCTGAATCTTTGCCTCCAGGATGGAGAAGAGACGTGAAGGTTAGCCTCACTCTTGTGAAAAAGGGACTGGCTCCTCAATCTTTGAACCAAACATTAG TAGGGAAAGGCTGTTTTGACGCAGAGAATAACATTTGGGGCTTTGAAGAGTTCTTGCCTCTTTCAAAACTATGGAGATACCTGGATGATTACAAACTCACCATCATCGCTGAACTAGACGTTATCCCAGCTATTGTGTTACCAGAGGAACCTGTGATCATTATTGAACCATCTCTGAGGTGCAATCAAGCTGATGATGCATCTGTCAGCAGATCTCAGGTGGACCAAGTGTCTTGTCAAGTGGAGCAAAAACCTGAGAACCCATCAAACCAGGACTCAGATAATGCACTTAAGGAGATTCAACCTGTAAAGGAGACAATAGATGTCAATGGGTTTGAGGTTTTGTCTTGTCAG GTAGAATCTGTGAAGCTTATATTCGAGAGACACCCAGACATTGCTGTGGAGTTTAACGCAAAGAACCAACATCTCAGGAACGCATGTCTGAGTTTCCTGCTAAGCTTGGTGGAGACGTTATGCCAGTCACTTGAGAAGCTCTCCAGTGAAGATCTTGTGGAAGCAGACATTGCGTTGACATACTTGAAAGATGCAGGGTTTAAGGTGGATTGGATGGAGAAGAAGCTAGACCAACTAAAAGacaaaaaggagaaagagaagtcTTGTTTGGCTCGGCTCCAAGAGATCGAGGAAAATCTACAGAAACTGAAGCAGAAGTGTTCAGAGCTGGATGTTCTTGCCGAGGAGGAGAAGGCTGACTTGTCAACCACAAGAACTGCTTTGTCTTTCGATGATATTGTTTGA
- the LOC103831394 gene encoding MATH domain and coiled-coil domain-containing protein At3g58430-like: MDINGFQVLPSQVESVSRIFERHPYIAVRFRAMNQHTRETCMNILLRLIEMLCQSLDELSSNDILGADTALAYLKSVHFNVAWLEKKLDLVKANKGKEQSSLVRLQEMEDNLLELKQKCSDLDALVEKEEAELSAIRTPCYEILLERKISCIDVFNGSKYKPESILGSLSPSYKFDPISRCSLNT; encoded by the exons ATGGATATCAATGGCTTTCAAGTTCTTCCTTCACAG GTAGAATCTGTGAGCCGTATATTTGAAAGACACCCTTACATTGCAGTCCGATTCCGTGCAATGAACCAACATACGAGGGAGACATGCATGAATATTTTGCTCAGATTGATCGAGATGCTGTGCCAGTCACTTGATGAGCTCTCCAGTAATGATATTTTGGGAGCAGACACTGCACTTGCATACTTGAAATCTGTGCATTTTAATGTGGCTTGGTTGGAGAAGAAACTGGACTTGGTAAAAGCAAACAAGGGCAAAGAGCAGTCCAGTTTGGTCAGGCTCCAAGAGATGGAGGATAATTTACTTGAACTGAAGCAAAAATGTTCAGACTTGGATGCTTTAGTTGAGAAGGAAGAGGCTGAGTTGTCGGCTATCAGAACTCCTTGTTATGAGATACTCTTAGAAAGAAAGATAAGTTGTATTGATGTGTTTAACGGATCGAAATACAAGCCAGAGAGTATCTTAGGGTCTCTCTCTCCCTCATACAAGTTTGATCCAATCTCTAGATGCTCTCTCAATACATGA
- the LOC103830160 gene encoding MATH domain and coiled-coil domain-containing protein At3g58410 isoform X2 has protein sequence MGGGGEQMEKRFSWVLKKFSSLQEERCYSRPFAVAGVNWRIAADCKGDKNDGHLSLFLEFADSESLPPGWTRDVKFSLTLVTKAFTKSNLVVRAQQCFSDEIEGWGCDKFVSLSKLHEKGEGFLVNNKIIILAELHVLPAEVESVGKSQRDSSCEAAQETEVTNLDDDDDDDDGPFDEGTGGGVSSKEDVDNDDVSSPCLDDGGEDISLLNHFSALEETVGNDGLKSNSVAAETEVSNDDAPKEDIGDESSSLVSNDNASNGTSLDKVKSLLDVENGGKEFNNVASVPETANNLLTEIQPANVNGFDVYSSQVESVSLIFRRHPDLASGFRPKNRQIRRAYMNELLSLIEMMCQSPEKLSEDDLSNAVDTLSDLIDVGFKLDWLKVKLDEVSEKKKKEKGSEARLRTMEEQLKKLKLMFLDLQTQLQKEKAEALAARTSLSFSDVVC, from the exons ATGGGTGGTGGTGGTGAGCAAATGGAAAAGAGATTCAGTTGGGTTTTGAAAAAGTTCTCATCTTTACAAGAAGAGCGTTGCTACTCCCGCCCCTTCGCCGTCGCCGGGGTCAATTG GCGCATTGCTGCTGACTGCAAGGGAGATAAGAACGATGGTCACTTGTCCTTGTTTCTGGAGTTTGCAGACTCTGAGTCTCTGCCACCTGGATGGACAAGAGACGTCAAGTTTAGCCTCACTCTCGTCACTAAGGCCTTTACCAAATCCAACTTAGTAGTGC GAGCGCAACAATGCTTCAGTGACGAGATTGAGGGTTGGGGTTGTGATAAGTTCGTGTCCCTTTCCAAACTTCATGAGAAGGGTGAAGGGTTTCTGGTGAATAACAAAATCATTATCCTCGCTGAACTACATGTCCTTCCAGCTGAGGTTGAATCTGTCGGCAAATCTCAGAGGGATTCTTCTTGTGAAGCGGCGCAAGAAACTGAGGTTACCAAtttagatgatgatgatgatgatgatgatggtccTTTTGACGAGGGTACAGGTGGTGGTGTTTCGTCTAAAGAGGATGTGGATAATGATGATGTTTCATCTCCTTGTTTAGATGATGGAGGTGAGGACATAAGTCTTTTAAACCACTTCAGTGCCTTGGAAGAGACAGTAGGAAATGATGGTTTAAAGAGTAACAGTGTGGCAGCTGAGACTGAGGTTTCTAATGATGATGCACCTAAAGAAGATATCGGTGATGAGTCTTCATCTCTCGTTTCGAATGATAATGCTAGCAACGGAACCTCTCTAGACAAAGTGAAGTCTTTGCTTGATGTGGAAAATGGTGGTAAAGAGTTTAACAATGTGGCATCTGTACCTGAGACTGCTAATAATTTGCTTACGGAGATTCAACCAGCGAATGTCAATGGGTTTGACGTTTATTCTTCTCAG GTGGAATCAGTGAGCCTTATATTCAGAAGACACCCGGATTTAGCATCAGGCTTCCGTCCAAAGAACAGACAGATCAGAAGAGCTTACATGAATGAACTCCTTAGCCTCATCGAGATGATGTGCCAGTCACCAGAGAAGCTCTCCGAGGATGATCTGAGCAATGCTGTTGACACactgtctgatctgattgatgtCGGCTTTAAATTGGATTGGCTGAAGGTAAAGCTGGATGAGGTttctgagaagaagaagaaggaaaaggGTAGCGAGGCTCGGCTTCGAACAATGGAGGAACAgttgaagaagctgaagctaATGTTCTTGGATCTTCAAACTCAGCTGCAGAAGGAAAAGGCTGAGGCTTTGGCCGCAAGAACTTCTCTCTCGTTCAGTGATGTTGTTTGCTGA
- the LOC103830160 gene encoding MATH domain and coiled-coil domain-containing protein At3g58410 isoform X1, producing the protein MATGFSVDRVLMGGGGEQMEKRFSWVLKKFSSLQEERCYSRPFAVAGVNWRIAADCKGDKNDGHLSLFLEFADSESLPPGWTRDVKFSLTLVTKAFTKSNLVVRAQQCFSDEIEGWGCDKFVSLSKLHEKGEGFLVNNKIIILAELHVLPAEVESVGKSQRDSSCEAAQETEVTNLDDDDDDDDGPFDEGTGGGVSSKEDVDNDDVSSPCLDDGGEDISLLNHFSALEETVGNDGLKSNSVAAETEVSNDDAPKEDIGDESSSLVSNDNASNGTSLDKVKSLLDVENGGKEFNNVASVPETANNLLTEIQPANVNGFDVYSSQVESVSLIFRRHPDLASGFRPKNRQIRRAYMNELLSLIEMMCQSPEKLSEDDLSNAVDTLSDLIDVGFKLDWLKVKLDEVSEKKKKEKGSEARLRTMEEQLKKLKLMFLDLQTQLQKEKAEALAARTSLSFSDVVC; encoded by the exons ATGGCTACA GGTTTCTCTGTTGATCGGGTGTTAATGGGTGGTGGTGGTGAGCAAATGGAAAAGAGATTCAGTTGGGTTTTGAAAAAGTTCTCATCTTTACAAGAAGAGCGTTGCTACTCCCGCCCCTTCGCCGTCGCCGGGGTCAATTG GCGCATTGCTGCTGACTGCAAGGGAGATAAGAACGATGGTCACTTGTCCTTGTTTCTGGAGTTTGCAGACTCTGAGTCTCTGCCACCTGGATGGACAAGAGACGTCAAGTTTAGCCTCACTCTCGTCACTAAGGCCTTTACCAAATCCAACTTAGTAGTGC GAGCGCAACAATGCTTCAGTGACGAGATTGAGGGTTGGGGTTGTGATAAGTTCGTGTCCCTTTCCAAACTTCATGAGAAGGGTGAAGGGTTTCTGGTGAATAACAAAATCATTATCCTCGCTGAACTACATGTCCTTCCAGCTGAGGTTGAATCTGTCGGCAAATCTCAGAGGGATTCTTCTTGTGAAGCGGCGCAAGAAACTGAGGTTACCAAtttagatgatgatgatgatgatgatgatggtccTTTTGACGAGGGTACAGGTGGTGGTGTTTCGTCTAAAGAGGATGTGGATAATGATGATGTTTCATCTCCTTGTTTAGATGATGGAGGTGAGGACATAAGTCTTTTAAACCACTTCAGTGCCTTGGAAGAGACAGTAGGAAATGATGGTTTAAAGAGTAACAGTGTGGCAGCTGAGACTGAGGTTTCTAATGATGATGCACCTAAAGAAGATATCGGTGATGAGTCTTCATCTCTCGTTTCGAATGATAATGCTAGCAACGGAACCTCTCTAGACAAAGTGAAGTCTTTGCTTGATGTGGAAAATGGTGGTAAAGAGTTTAACAATGTGGCATCTGTACCTGAGACTGCTAATAATTTGCTTACGGAGATTCAACCAGCGAATGTCAATGGGTTTGACGTTTATTCTTCTCAG GTGGAATCAGTGAGCCTTATATTCAGAAGACACCCGGATTTAGCATCAGGCTTCCGTCCAAAGAACAGACAGATCAGAAGAGCTTACATGAATGAACTCCTTAGCCTCATCGAGATGATGTGCCAGTCACCAGAGAAGCTCTCCGAGGATGATCTGAGCAATGCTGTTGACACactgtctgatctgattgatgtCGGCTTTAAATTGGATTGGCTGAAGGTAAAGCTGGATGAGGTttctgagaagaagaagaaggaaaaggGTAGCGAGGCTCGGCTTCGAACAATGGAGGAACAgttgaagaagctgaagctaATGTTCTTGGATCTTCAAACTCAGCTGCAGAAGGAAAAGGCTGAGGCTTTGGCCGCAAGAACTTCTCTCTCGTTCAGTGATGTTGTTTGCTGA